The stretch of DNA CTCGCTCCCCCATACGTCGACGTCGCCGACGGCCGGACCGTCGTCACGAGCGTCGTCCGTGCCCTGGCGGTGGTCGCGGCCGCGTTCCTGCTCGCCGCCGTCATCGGCAGCATCGCGACGTCGCTCGCCGGCGTCGAGGAACTGGACGCCACGCAGGTGTCGGCCCCGCTGTACGCGCTGTTGAACGGGCTGGCGTTCGTCGGCTTCCTCCTCGCCGCCGTCGGCTTCGTGCGGCTGCGCGACGAGCCCGGGCTCGTCCACGTCCGGTCGCCCTCCGCGTCGACGGTCGGGTGGGCGCTGGTCGGCGTCGTCGCCGTCCTCCTGAGCGCGGTGGTGATGGACGCCGTCGTCGCCGCGCTCTCGGCGCTCGTCGAGTCGCTGTTCGGCGTCGGCGTCGAGACCGGGCAGAACAACATCGTCGAGCAGGGGCGTGCCAACCCCGAGCTGTTCCTCTGGATGGTCCCCGTCTCGCTGCTGCTCGTGGGGCCGGGCGAGGAGCTGGTCTTCCGCGGGGTCGTACAGGGGCTGTTCCGCCGGTCGTTCGGCGTCGTCCCGGGGATCGTCCTCGCGAGCGCGCTGTTCGGCGTCGGTCACTACGCCGCCGTCAGTTCCGGCAGCGCGTGGACCTACATCCTCGTCGCCGGGTCGCTGGGGCTGGTGCTGGGCGTCCTCTACGAGTACACCGAGAACATCGCCGTGCCGGCGCTGGCCCACGGGCTCTGGAACGCCGGGCTGTTCGTCGTCAACTACTACACCGTCACGGCCGGCGTCCCGGTGCCCGGCTGACCGCG from Haloarcula litorea encodes:
- a CDS encoding CPBP family intramembrane glutamic endopeptidase, translated to MSLAPPYVDVADGRTVVTSVVRALAVVAAAFLLAAVIGSIATSLAGVEELDATQVSAPLYALLNGLAFVGFLLAAVGFVRLRDEPGLVHVRSPSASTVGWALVGVVAVLLSAVVMDAVVAALSALVESLFGVGVETGQNNIVEQGRANPELFLWMVPVSLLLVGPGEELVFRGVVQGLFRRSFGVVPGIVLASALFGVGHYAAVSSGSAWTYILVAGSLGLVLGVLYEYTENIAVPALAHGLWNAGLFVVNYYTVTAGVPVPG